The following proteins are encoded in a genomic region of Candidatus Zixiibacteriota bacterium:
- a CDS encoding glutamine--tRNA ligase/YqeY domain fusion protein has translation MNKPPLSHQKDFIREIIDQDLKTNKYGGRVHTRFPPEPNGYLHIGHAKSICLNFGIARDYNGLCNLRFDDTNPTKEEVEYVESIKEDVRWLGFDWDDREYYASDYFGKLYEFALKLIKNGKAYVDDQSADQIRETRGTLTEPGKESPYRNRSIEENLDLFQRMQKGEFPDGSRVLRAKIDMSSGNLNMRDPVMYRILHASHHRTGDKWCIYPMYDWAHGQSDSIEGITHSICTLEFEDHRPLYDWFVEQLGIHHPQQIEFARLNLSHTVLSKRKLLQLVNESYVKGWNDPRMPTISGFRRRGYTPESIRDFCDRIGVAKRDSVVDIALLEHCLREDLNKRAPRVMAVLRPLKVIIDNYPEDKVEELEAVNNPEDESMGTRKLPFSRVLYIEQDDFREVPPKGFFRLSPGNEVRLKHAYIIKCERVVKDEKNGEVVELHCTYDPETKSGGPKSDRKVKSTLHWVSAPHALEAEARLFDHLFLISDPDDVPDGQDFKTNLNPKSLEVLTTCKLEPSLKNAKPGDKFQFLRLGYFCVDPDSTREKLVFNRTVQLQDTWAKMQKAAGSR, from the coding sequence ATGAACAAGCCTCCTTTAAGCCATCAAAAAGATTTCATCCGGGAGATCATCGACCAGGACCTGAAGACCAATAAATACGGCGGCAGGGTGCATACCCGATTCCCGCCGGAGCCGAACGGTTATTTGCACATCGGACATGCCAAATCGATCTGCTTAAATTTCGGCATTGCCAGAGATTATAATGGTCTGTGCAATTTAAGGTTTGATGACACCAATCCCACTAAAGAGGAAGTTGAATATGTGGAATCGATCAAAGAAGACGTGCGCTGGCTTGGATTCGACTGGGATGATCGGGAATATTATGCTTCTGACTATTTCGGTAAGTTGTATGAGTTCGCCCTGAAGTTAATCAAGAACGGAAAAGCATACGTTGATGACCAGAGTGCAGACCAAATCCGGGAGACCAGGGGCACTTTAACTGAGCCGGGAAAGGAAAGCCCTTATCGTAACCGTTCAATTGAGGAGAATCTGGACCTTTTCCAAAGGATGCAGAAGGGTGAATTCCCCGATGGCTCCAGAGTCCTTCGAGCCAAAATCGATATGTCTTCTGGAAATCTGAATATGCGGGATCCGGTTATGTACCGCATTTTACATGCCTCGCATCACCGAACAGGAGATAAGTGGTGCATCTATCCGATGTACGATTGGGCACATGGGCAGTCGGATTCTATCGAAGGGATCACCCATTCTATTTGCACACTTGAATTTGAGGATCATCGCCCCCTTTATGACTGGTTTGTTGAGCAATTGGGAATCCATCATCCACAACAGATCGAGTTCGCTCGATTGAACTTGAGTCATACAGTCCTGAGTAAGAGAAAGCTTCTGCAACTGGTAAATGAAAGTTATGTCAAAGGCTGGAATGACCCGCGAATGCCCACCATCTCTGGTTTTCGCAGGAGGGGTTATACGCCTGAGTCGATTCGCGATTTCTGCGACCGGATCGGAGTAGCAAAGAGAGACAGCGTGGTCGATATCGCCCTGCTGGAGCATTGCTTGCGTGAGGATTTGAATAAAAGAGCGCCACGGGTAATGGCTGTGCTCAGACCTCTTAAGGTAATTATCGACAATTATCCTGAAGATAAGGTTGAGGAGTTAGAGGCAGTCAACAACCCTGAAGATGAAAGTATGGGAACTCGCAAACTTCCTTTCTCACGAGTGCTGTATATCGAGCAGGATGATTTTAGAGAAGTTCCGCCAAAAGGATTTTTCCGACTTTCACCTGGGAACGAGGTCCGCCTGAAGCATGCTTACATTATTAAATGTGAACGTGTAGTCAAGGATGAGAAAAACGGAGAAGTAGTTGAATTGCACTGTACTTATGATCCGGAGACCAAAAGTGGGGGACCAAAATCCGATCGAAAAGTAAAATCCACACTCCACTGGGTATCCGCTCCGCACGCTCTTGAAGCTGAAGCACGTTTGTTTGACCATCTTTTCCTGATTTCCGATCCGGATGATGTCCCTGATGGACAGGATTTCAAAACCAACCTCAACCCGAAATCCCTTGAGGTCTTGACCACCTGCAAACTTGAACCCAGCCTGAAAAATGCAAAGCCAGGAGATAAATTCCAGTTCTTGCGCTTAGGCTATTTCTGTGTTGACCCGGATTCGACCAGAGAAAAACTAGTATTCAATCGAACAGTCCAATTGCAGGATACCTGGGCAAAAATGCAAAAAGCAGCAGGGAGCAGGTAG
- a CDS encoding carboxypeptidase-like regulatory domain-containing protein, whose protein sequence is MKKISFLSLCFLTLLFSLTLAEDKSRGVRVRSSSPEIVEVEPGRIITGSFLISNYTGEEEDFAEELKLPDGWQKVAANEFSLKLKPEQQQVRVVAFFVPLSSPAGRYQIGYSIRSQRDYNIADSDSISVMVLPVVNLEIIVESRPEVVIAGEVYEVSFSLVNKGNGSSSMKLAAKSNPAFPLKMEPSELTLEAGKSQSIKLEIKTDEKLKQRIKNIVEIKVETEELKRGATSACQTVSVDVIPRVTGEFDPYHKLPIKVALIGAGQAGKGDFQAELSGRGSLDEEGKRGVDFLFRFPDIQEVSRYGYRDEYRLSYHQKHLDLHFGDRSYSLSPLTERLSYGRGVEANIYHGKFGSGAFYLETRWGEPKKKQVGAYLTYQFNNKLQIKSTFLSKTTGSAFTSKDYDSRIYSIQAEMKPNQAFDLDLEFGFCQSDREDKSNGLAFRMALQGQLRSRVTYSFENIYAGSKYFGYYNDTDYGNGTLTFPIYRKLLGNLGFRSYKNNLEIDSTRGIANREKAYWAGMRYSLPFGTHISLDHEHLIRKDYLFPANYNYEEEKWRLELDQTFGKLSLSTQIERGKFEDKLLAKGSDNLERYGLYASFRPSYIHSYSLYTRIGHGSFAGSPKRTKSLGISSSWNIRDIISFSLDYRKEKAGSERSEERDDIFSTFTYAFKNRHALIFRTQWSKSGENRKEELLFFLMYTIHGKIPVSKKKSTGVLKGRVYDEEKPGRPPIPKVLLTVNGATAITDNNGEFIFPSLVPGAHRLQVEMSSIGLNRVTSERLPILVEVEGGKTTEIEIGVVSYCTISGTVAVFASDSNKKLNHEDGIPNNSLFLEGSGEVKEKELGLKGIIVQITKGQEILQQVTDEEGGFSFDNMRSGKWTLKVYNQNLPAHHYLEQEEFQIEIGPGEAKKVGIKVLPSLRPVKIIDEGEISLQNK, encoded by the coding sequence ATGAAAAAGATTTCATTTTTATCTCTTTGTTTTCTTACTCTTTTATTTTCTTTAACCCTGGCTGAAGATAAGAGCCGTGGGGTTAGAGTGAGATCGAGCTCTCCTGAAATCGTGGAGGTGGAACCAGGTAGAATCATTACCGGAAGCTTCCTAATCTCCAACTATACCGGTGAGGAGGAAGACTTCGCCGAAGAACTCAAGCTGCCAGATGGTTGGCAGAAGGTTGCCGCGAACGAATTTTCTTTAAAGCTAAAACCAGAGCAACAACAAGTTCGAGTAGTCGCGTTCTTCGTTCCTCTATCCTCTCCTGCAGGACGCTACCAGATTGGCTATTCGATCAGAAGTCAGAGGGATTATAATATCGCAGACAGCGATAGTATATCGGTTATGGTTTTGCCGGTAGTAAATCTAGAAATCATAGTAGAATCAAGACCCGAAGTCGTGATCGCCGGAGAGGTTTATGAGGTAAGTTTTAGCCTGGTTAACAAAGGCAATGGAAGTAGCAGCATGAAACTCGCTGCAAAATCAAATCCAGCCTTTCCCCTTAAGATGGAACCATCTGAGTTAACTTTGGAAGCTGGAAAGTCCCAATCTATAAAGCTTGAGATAAAGACAGATGAGAAATTAAAACAGAGAATCAAAAATATTGTTGAAATAAAGGTTGAGACCGAAGAATTGAAAAGGGGTGCCACTTCTGCCTGTCAAACGGTATCTGTAGACGTTATTCCTCGGGTAACCGGCGAATTTGACCCTTACCATAAATTACCCATCAAAGTAGCATTAATTGGTGCAGGCCAAGCAGGAAAAGGTGACTTTCAAGCAGAGCTTTCCGGTCGCGGCAGCCTGGATGAAGAGGGTAAAAGAGGGGTTGATTTTCTCTTTCGTTTTCCTGATATCCAAGAGGTCAGCAGATACGGGTACAGAGATGAGTATCGGCTAAGTTACCATCAAAAACATTTAGACCTGCATTTTGGCGACAGGAGTTATTCTCTTTCCCCCTTAACTGAAAGACTAAGCTATGGGAGGGGGGTGGAGGCGAATATTTATCACGGGAAGTTTGGAAGCGGAGCTTTCTATTTGGAGACTAGATGGGGAGAACCAAAGAAAAAGCAAGTGGGAGCCTATCTTACATATCAATTCAATAACAAGCTTCAGATAAAGAGTACCTTCTTGAGCAAAACCACAGGATCAGCCTTTACTTCTAAAGACTATGACTCGAGAATATACAGTATTCAGGCAGAAATGAAGCCAAATCAGGCCTTCGACCTTGACCTGGAGTTTGGTTTCTGCCAAAGTGATAGGGAAGACAAATCTAATGGGTTAGCCTTTAGAATGGCTCTTCAGGGCCAGCTACGTAGCCGGGTCACATACTCTTTTGAAAACATTTATGCGGGATCAAAGTATTTTGGTTACTACAATGATACTGATTATGGTAACGGAACACTAACCTTTCCAATCTACCGTAAACTGCTGGGAAACCTCGGTTTTCGTAGCTATAAGAATAATCTCGAGATTGACTCCACCAGAGGGATAGCTAACCGAGAAAAAGCCTACTGGGCAGGCATGAGATATTCTCTTCCATTCGGGACTCACATTTCTTTGGACCACGAACATTTGATCAGGAAAGATTATCTCTTTCCGGCAAATTACAATTATGAGGAAGAAAAATGGAGATTGGAGCTAGACCAGACGTTTGGCAAATTAAGCCTAAGTACGCAGATCGAAAGAGGGAAATTTGAAGACAAGCTCTTAGCTAAAGGGAGTGATAATTTAGAAAGGTATGGCCTTTATGCCTCTTTTCGTCCGAGTTACATTCACAGCTACAGCCTTTACACCAGAATTGGGCATGGTAGCTTTGCCGGGAGCCCGAAAAGAACGAAAAGCCTCGGTATTTCGAGTTCTTGGAATATTAGGGATATCATTTCTTTTAGCCTTGACTATAGGAAGGAGAAGGCTGGTTCTGAAAGAAGCGAGGAAAGAGACGATATTTTTTCCACTTTTACCTATGCCTTTAAAAATCGCCATGCACTAATTTTTAGAACTCAATGGTCTAAGAGTGGAGAGAACAGAAAGGAAGAGCTCTTGTTTTTTTTGATGTATACCATTCATGGAAAAATACCTGTAAGCAAGAAGAAGAGCACAGGAGTTCTTAAGGGCAGGGTTTATGATGAAGAAAAACCAGGAAGACCACCCATTCCAAAAGTCCTTCTAACAGTTAATGGAGCGACCGCGATCACAGACAATAACGGCGAGTTCATATTTCCTTCACTGGTCCCGGGAGCCCACCGCCTCCAGGTAGAGATGAGCTCAATCGGACTCAATCGAGTCACCAGCGAAAGGCTCCCCATCCTAGTAGAAGTAGAAGGTGGGAAAACCACTGAGATCGAGATTGGTGTGGTGAGCTATTGTACAATCTCAGGCACGGTGGCAGTTTTTGCAAGCGACTCCAATAAAAAGCTGAATCACGAGGATGGTATACCTAACAACAGTCTGTTTTTGGAAGGCTCCGGCGAGGTGAAGGAGAAGGAACTGGGGTTAAAGGGCATTATAGTACAAATTACTAAAGGACAAGAAATTTTACAGCAGGTTACGGATGAAGAAGGTGGGTTTTCCTTTGACAATATGAGATCAGGCAAATGGACTCTGAAAGTCTACAATCAGAACCTGCCGGCCCACCATTATCTGGAGCAGGAGGAGTTCCAAATCGAAATAGGACCAGGGGAAGCGAAAAAAGTTGGAATAAAGGTTTTGCCTAGCCTCCGACCTGTTAAGATTATTGACGAAGGAGAGATTAGTCTACAAAAT
- a CDS encoding response regulator yields MEELKNILVVDNHQNILELLSNLLQMYKYQTFCALDTQSALKLLDEEKVDCVVTDVEMPKPNGFDLLDEIKNRYPQVPVIMISSYANPKMEKQAHENGASGFTAKPFSIETLQKMIENALDKTVKTEKVQTC; encoded by the coding sequence GTGGAAGAGTTAAAAAATATCTTAGTCGTAGATAACCACCAGAATATCCTGGAACTCCTTAGTAATCTATTGCAGATGTACAAATATCAAACCTTCTGTGCCCTGGATACTCAGTCCGCGCTAAAACTGCTGGATGAGGAAAAGGTCGACTGCGTAGTCACGGATGTGGAAATGCCCAAGCCTAATGGTTTCGACCTGCTGGATGAGATCAAGAATAGATACCCTCAGGTGCCGGTCATAATGATCTCCTCTTATGCCAATCCCAAAATGGAAAAACAGGCACATGAAAACGGGGCATCCGGTTTTACTGCCAAGCCTTTCAGCATCGAGACGTTGCAAAAGATGATCGAGAATGCTCTGGATAAAACCGTAAAGACCGAGAAAGTCCAGACTTGTTAG
- the galT gene encoding galactose-1-phosphate uridylyltransferase, with protein MPELRKDIVTREWVVLAKERAKRPSDFAQERKMRVIQKYDAKCPFCYGNEALTPQELLAYRKPETKPNTPGWRVRVIPNKFPALDMEGELNRRDIEIYDTMDAVGSHEVVIETPDHGKFISHMEEQEVEDVIMAYCNRYKVLREDPRLKYILVFKNHGVEAGCSLAHPHSQIVATPIIPQKVWGKIKGVQQYKEYRDRCVYCHIIEQEIRTRERLITENTGFIACTPFASRSPFETWIIPKTHRSCFADMFRLEVMEFAQILKETMSRLYYGLIDPPYNYALLTAPCDSDMLEDFHWHLEIVPRLITPAGFEMGTSIYINVAPPEHAAKYLRGVTIPKEQAVTF; from the coding sequence ATGCCAGAGTTAAGAAAAGATATAGTGACCAGAGAGTGGGTTGTTTTGGCTAAAGAAAGAGCAAAACGGCCTTCAGATTTTGCGCAAGAAAGGAAAATGCGAGTGATTCAAAAATATGATGCCAAATGTCCTTTCTGTTATGGAAATGAAGCGCTCACCCCTCAGGAGCTTCTTGCCTATCGTAAACCTGAGACGAAGCCAAACACCCCTGGTTGGAGAGTGAGAGTTATCCCTAATAAGTTCCCGGCTTTGGATATGGAAGGTGAGCTTAATCGAAGAGACATTGAGATTTATGACACGATGGACGCTGTGGGTTCCCATGAAGTTGTTATTGAAACACCAGATCACGGAAAATTCATTTCCCATATGGAAGAGCAAGAGGTTGAGGATGTGATCATGGCTTATTGTAATCGTTATAAGGTTCTTAGAGAAGACCCGCGCTTGAAATATATCTTGGTCTTTAAAAACCACGGAGTGGAAGCGGGATGCTCTCTGGCTCACCCCCATTCTCAGATCGTTGCCACACCCATCATTCCGCAGAAGGTATGGGGAAAAATCAAAGGAGTGCAACAATATAAAGAATATAGAGACAGATGCGTCTACTGCCATATAATCGAACAAGAGATAAGAACTCGAGAACGCCTGATCACAGAAAACACAGGTTTCATTGCTTGTACTCCGTTTGCGTCTCGTTCACCATTTGAAACCTGGATTATCCCAAAGACTCATAGATCTTGTTTTGCCGACATGTTCAGACTTGAAGTGATGGAGTTTGCCCAAATTTTAAAGGAGACCATGTCGCGTCTTTATTATGGGCTTATTGATCCGCCTTATAATTACGCACTATTAACTGCCCCTTGTGATTCTGATATGCTCGAGGATTTTCATTGGCATTTAGAAATAGTTCCGCGACTAATCACACCAGCGGGATTTGAAATGGGGACAAGCATCTATATTAACGTTGCCCCTCCTGAGCATGCGGCAAAATATTTGAGAGGGGTTACAATTCCAAAGGAGCAGGCTGTTACATTCTAG